In Bacteroidota bacterium, a single genomic region encodes these proteins:
- a CDS encoding type I restriction endonuclease subunit R: MSNSQTKEIAFEKSIEQVLLSNGYVSFPSTTFDKEKAIFPETFVAFIQATQVKEWNKLHSILGDNTANQIIYDLTKWIELHGILSTLRHGFKCYGKQLQLAYFKPSHSMNAEVLERYDKNVFAITRQLYYSTRSKNSIDMVLSVNGIPLITLELKNPLSHQNINHAKHQYRNDRDPRELIFEFKKRTLVHFAVDTDVVEMSTRLAKEATYFLPFNKGNRGGAGNPVDEEGLSYKTGYLWKEVLQKDSLMDILGKFIHLQTDVKFTEDGRKIKKETMIFPRYHQLQAVRKMIHTSLKDEVGTNYLIEHSAGSGKSNTIAWVAHRLSSLHKADNTKLFDSVIVITDRVVLDRQLQDTIYQFEHKKGVVLKIDKDSKQLAEALENSVPIVITTLQKFPFVTEQLRKLAEERGEDSKGLLKTKNYSILVDEAHSSQSGETAADLKVVLGGEHLAKEAKDRANEEGDETLELLYRNMAKRGKQKNISFFAFTATPKHKTIKLFSENDEPLHKYTMRQAIEEGFILDVLQNYTSYATFYKLVKASEDDPKVERKKAAKALGRFMRLHPHNIAQKTEIMVEHFYQSTRHKIGGKAKAMVVTGSRLEAVRYKQCFDEVIKEKGYKIKSLVAFSGEVSDDKVPDKMYTEVGMNNGIKEKDLPEKFATAEYHILLVAEKYQTGFDQPLLHTMYVDKRLSGIQAVQTLSRLNRIHPLKEDTFVLDFVNDRDEIQAAFKAYYDGAVLGQEADPNNLYRIQQELLLVDIFTTEDIDAFNAIYFKSREKQSSKDHEDMNYILDVPVEKFRLFLKANEEEAELWRSKITAFKNLYAFLSQIIPYQDTELEKLFVFLRHLSSKLPKRNTGPNYNFDDSVRLEYYRLQKISEGSISLNIPKEYKLDGPTDLATGMVREDEVPFSRIVDIVNNRFGTEFNQADQYFFDQIIETAIADQDIIQAAQANSLDKFILIFKSILQQLFVERIDQNEDIFARFMDEKGFNKTLTELLAKEAFNKIKRSM; encoded by the coding sequence ATGAGCAATTCTCAAACTAAAGAAATCGCATTTGAAAAAAGCATAGAACAAGTATTGCTGTCCAATGGTTATGTGTCTTTTCCTAGTACTACCTTTGATAAAGAAAAAGCAATTTTCCCCGAAACGTTTGTTGCATTTATTCAAGCTACCCAAGTCAAAGAATGGAATAAATTACATTCTATTCTTGGAGACAATACAGCCAATCAAATCATCTATGACCTCACCAAATGGATAGAACTTCACGGTATACTCTCCACGCTTCGTCATGGTTTTAAATGTTACGGTAAACAATTGCAATTAGCATATTTTAAACCTTCCCATTCAATGAATGCTGAGGTATTGGAACGTTATGATAAAAACGTCTTTGCCATTACCCGACAATTGTACTACAGCACACGCAGTAAAAATTCTATAGATATGGTATTAAGTGTGAATGGTATACCCTTAATTACTTTAGAGCTTAAAAATCCTTTATCGCATCAGAATATCAATCATGCTAAACATCAATATAGAAATGATCGTGATCCCCGAGAGTTAATTTTTGAGTTTAAAAAAAGAACTCTGGTACATTTTGCAGTAGATACTGATGTGGTAGAAATGTCTACACGATTAGCCAAAGAAGCTACTTATTTTCTTCCATTCAATAAAGGTAATCGAGGCGGAGCAGGTAATCCGGTTGATGAAGAAGGCTTAAGCTACAAAACGGGTTACCTGTGGAAAGAAGTATTACAAAAAGATAGCTTGATGGATATTCTGGGTAAATTCATTCATCTGCAAACAGATGTAAAATTTACTGAAGATGGAAGGAAGATCAAAAAGGAAACGATGATATTTCCAAGGTATCATCAATTACAGGCTGTAAGGAAAATGATACACACTTCATTAAAGGATGAAGTAGGTACTAATTATTTAATTGAACATTCTGCGGGCAGTGGAAAAAGTAATACTATCGCATGGGTGGCCCACCGTTTATCTTCATTGCACAAAGCAGACAATACCAAATTATTTGATTCGGTAATTGTAATAACAGACCGTGTAGTTTTGGACAGACAATTACAGGATACCATCTATCAATTTGAGCATAAAAAAGGGGTTGTGCTGAAAATCGATAAAGATTCTAAGCAATTAGCAGAAGCTTTGGAGAACTCTGTACCTATTGTTATTACAACTTTACAAAAATTCCCATTCGTAACCGAACAACTCCGAAAATTGGCTGAGGAACGAGGTGAGGATTCTAAAGGGTTATTAAAAACTAAAAATTACTCAATCCTGGTTGATGAAGCCCACAGCTCACAATCAGGTGAAACCGCTGCCGATTTAAAAGTGGTTTTAGGAGGCGAGCATCTAGCCAAAGAGGCTAAGGATAGAGCGAATGAAGAGGGTGACGAAACATTGGAGCTTTTGTATAGAAATATGGCAAAAAGAGGAAAGCAAAAAAACATTAGCTTCTTTGCTTTTACAGCCACACCCAAGCATAAAACAATTAAATTGTTTTCTGAAAATGACGAACCGTTGCATAAGTATACTATGCGACAAGCTATTGAGGAAGGATTTATCCTGGATGTATTGCAAAATTATACTTCGTACGCTACATTTTATAAGCTTGTAAAGGCTTCTGAAGATGATCCTAAAGTAGAACGCAAAAAAGCAGCTAAAGCTTTAGGTCGTTTTATGCGACTACATCCACACAATATTGCGCAGAAAACAGAAATCATGGTTGAACATTTCTACCAGTCTACTCGCCATAAGATAGGAGGAAAAGCTAAGGCAATGGTTGTGACCGGGTCAAGGTTAGAGGCGGTTCGTTACAAGCAATGCTTTGACGAAGTCATTAAAGAAAAGGGGTATAAAATAAAATCTTTAGTGGCTTTTTCGGGAGAAGTAAGTGACGACAAGGTGCCTGATAAAATGTATACAGAAGTTGGAATGAATAATGGGATTAAAGAAAAAGATCTTCCGGAAAAATTTGCAACAGCGGAATATCATATTCTTTTAGTGGCGGAAAAATACCAGACTGGTTTTGATCAACCTTTATTGCATACAATGTATGTAGATAAGAGATTGTCGGGCATTCAGGCGGTTCAAACTTTATCTCGCTTAAATCGTATACATCCATTGAAGGAGGATACCTTCGTACTAGACTTTGTGAATGATCGAGATGAAATACAAGCTGCTTTTAAGGCTTATTATGATGGTGCAGTACTTGGGCAAGAGGCTGACCCGAACAACTTGTATAGAATTCAACAAGAGTTGCTTCTTGTAGATATATTTACCACAGAGGACATTGATGCCTTTAATGCTATTTATTTTAAATCCAGAGAAAAACAAAGCAGTAAGGATCATGAAGATATGAATTATATTCTTGATGTTCCAGTTGAAAAATTCAGGTTATTCCTAAAAGCGAATGAAGAAGAGGCTGAATTATGGCGGAGTAAGATCACAGCTTTCAAAAATCTGTATGCTTTCTTAAGCCAGATTATTCCCTATCAAGATACTGAATTGGAAAAGTTATTTGTTTTTCTGAGGCATTTATCAAGTAAACTACCCAAGCGCAATACAGGTCCAAACTATAATTTTGATGATTCAGTAAGATTGGAGTATTATCGCCTCCAAAAAATAAGCGAGGGTTCGATAAGTCTTAATATTCCGAAAGAATATAAATTAGATGGCCCTACAGATTTAGCAACCGGAATGGTTAGAGAAGACGAGGTTCCATTTTCGAGAATTGTTGATATAGTTAACAATCGGTTTGGAACGGAATTCAATCAGGCCGATCAATATTTTTTTGATCAAATTATAGAAACAGCCATCGCCGATCAAGATATTATTCAGGCTGCTCAAGCAAACTCACTGGATAAATTTATTTTGATTTTTAAAAGTATTCTACAACAACTTTTCGTAGAGCGAATAGACCAAAACGAAGATATATTTGCTCGTTTTATGGACGAGAAAGGTTTCAACAAAACTCTTACGGAATTATTGGCAAAAGAGGCTTTTAATAAAATTAAAAGGAGTATGTGA